Proteins encoded by one window of Lathyrus oleraceus cultivar Zhongwan6 chromosome 1, CAAS_Psat_ZW6_1.0, whole genome shotgun sequence:
- the LOC127097565 gene encoding homeobox-leucine zipper protein HDG11, whose product MDYSMRVAGEFDEDDIDNSNRSSNMRFTPYQISVLKKFIEQDCHPSKEQRSQLAEEIGLEPIQVKYWFQNRRTLLKKQNSRENNSALRAENEDLLHQNIHMKETLKAKLCTTCGGPPVPSKENELSMQKMAEQNTRLKEEVDKASTLLARYSKKEISLHEFKQSLAQTKEFARNLEVEIPLKQEIGGSSSHNHNHGILANEPKSIGDVEKSIVSQIVAIAMNELVTLVRVNEPFWTDSSSVKDEILTLSYGIYEQAFPKPNHLKSENVVKESSKYTSVVNISSMELIDMFLDPVKWAKLFPTIVSKSEIIKVFENGSMGNRDGALQLMYEQMHILSPLVRPREFFIIRYCKQIDVGVWVITNVSYDSSLREISPLARSWKHPSGCLIQEMSLDFCSVTWVEHVELDDKIHTHTHDLYKYLIDINNLYGAKSWIKEFQRMCDKSTSFHVQKIPDRESEGVIQTIEGRKSVMKLSHRMVKMFCESLALKNKLNFQSLIEESVGGINISVDTSPRKGKPNGTIICATSTLLIPLPAEKVFEFLIDHTQRFKWDVLAYENQVQEIAHISNGHPRNFISIIKPSIPGIENETMILQENFKSSVGSYVIFTPTDVASLQAAIKGEDTRGMQILSSGFVVCSSEKEDGNSKVGSLLTLSYQILASSSDGAMMLSAQTVSNVNNLLTTTLLKVRDALMMM is encoded by the exons ATGGATTACTCAATGAGAGTTGCTGGTGAATttgatgaagatgacattgatAATTCAAATAGATCATCCAACATGCGTTTTACACCCTATCAGATATCCGTACTTAAAAA ATTCATAGAACAAGATTGTCATCCAAGTAAGGAGCAAAGAAGTCAATTAGCTGAAGAGATTGGGCTTGAGCCCATACAAGTAAAATATTGGTTTCAAAATAGAAGAACTCTATTAAAG AAACAAAATAGTAGAGAAAATAATAGTGCTCTTCGTGCTGAGAATGAGGATCTTCTTCATCAAAATATTCATATGAAAGAGACATTGAAGGCCAAACTTTGCACTACCTGTGGGGGTCCTCCAGTTCCTTCTAAAGAGAATGAACTTTCAATGCAAAAGATGGCAGAGCAAAACACCAGACTTAAAGAAGAG GTTGACAAAGCTTCTACTCTCTTAGCAAGGTATTCAAAGAAAGAGATATCACTACATGAGTTTAAGCAATCTCTTGCTCAAACAAAAGAATTTGCTAGAAACTTGGAAGTTGAAATTCCACTAAAACAAGAAATTGGTGGAAGTTCAAGTCATAATCACAATCATGGTATACTAGCGAATGAACCAAAATCAATTGGTGATGTAGAAAAATCAATAGTATCTCAAATTGTAGCTATTGCAATGAACGAATTAGTGACACTTGTGCGTGTCAATGAACCTTTTTGGACGGACTCTTCTAGTGTGAAAGATGAGATATTAACTCTTTCTTATGGAATTTATGAGCAAGCTTTCCCAAAACCAAATCACTTAAAAAGTGAAAATGTAGTTAAAGAATCATCAAAGTATACTTCTGTTGTCAACATCAGTAGCATGGAATTGATTGACATGTTCTTGGATCCG GTCAAATGGGCGAAGTTGTTCCCAACAATTGTTTCAAAGTCCGAAATAATTAAAGTGTTTGAAAATGGATCGATGGGAAATCGAGATGGAGCATTGCAATTG ATGTATGAACAAATGCATATTCTATCACCTCTTGTACGACCTCGTGAATTTTTCATCATTCGCTATTGTAAACAAATTGATGTTGGAGTATGGGTGATAACAAATGTGTCATATGATTCCTCTCTACGAGAAATTAGTCCTCTTGCTCGCTCTTGGAAACATCCGTCTGGATGCTTGATTCAAGAAATGTCTCTCGATTTTTGTTCG GTTACTTGGGTTGAACATGTGGAATTGGATGATAAGATCCATACACATACACATGACCTATACAAATATCTTATTGATATCAATAATTTATATGGAGCAAAAAGTTGGATTAAAGAGTTTCAAAGAATGTGTGACAAATCAACCAGTTTCCATGTTCAAAAAATACCTGATCGAGAATCTGAAGGAG TGATTCAAACAATTGAAGGGAGAAAGAGTGTGATGAAGCTTTCACACCGAATGGTTAAGATGTTTTGTGAAAGTTTAGCCCTAAAAAATAAACTGAACTTTCAAAGTTTAATCGAAGAAAGTGTTGGAGGAATTAACATATCTGTTGATACATCTCCTAGAAAAGGAAAACCAAATGGCACAATTATTTGTGCTACTTCAACACTTCTCATTCCTCTACCAGCTGAAAAAGTttttgagttcctcattgatCATACACAAAGATTTAAG TGGGATGTACTTGCATATGAAAATCAAGTGCAAGAAATTGCGCATATCTCTAATGGACATCCGAGAAATTTCATTTCAATTATCAAG CCTTCGATTCCGGGTATTGAGAACGAGACAATGATTCTTCAAGAAAACTTCAAATCATCAGTGGGTTCATATGTTATATTTACTCCTACTGATGTTGCATCTTTACAAGCTGCCATTAAGGGTGAAGACACAAGAGGAATGCAAATTCTCTCTTCTGGATTTGTTGTGTGCTCAAGCGAAAAAGAAGATGGAAACTCCAAAGTTGGTTCTTTGTTGACTCTATCTTATCAAATTCTGGCTTCTAGTTCAGATGGAGCTATGATGTTGAGTGCACAAACTGTATCAAACGTCAACAACCTTTTGACTACTACCCTTCTCAAAGTGAGAGATGCACTCATGATGATGTAA